GCACCGGAATGCTTCAGGCGCAGTGATACAAACAGAAAATGAGGAAAAATTCATAGCAGCAGCCCAGAGCGTCCTCTCAAACATCTGCAAGGAAGAAAAGGTATTCTAAAAAAAGGCATTCTGAATTATTGGAAAAATCAGCCCGAAAATATTTCATGCTTTTAATTTTTAGAAATTGATTCTGTAGTCCTGCCGCTGCTGCTATTTTTTAAAAAAAAGAAAAAAAAGAAAAAATAAAAAAAAAGTTCTCCATTGCCTCACGGCAAGGAGACAAACGTTTTTGCCTTCATTTAGGTTTGTGGGGGTGGGAAAATGAAGGCAGAAAGTCAACACCCGAAGGTGAGCGTGAATAAGTGACTTTTTGCGATCCCTCTCAATCATGAATTTGTGAGCGTGAAAATGCTATAAGGCTCCGGAAAAGCCCGGAGCAAAAAACATTTTACTGATTTGCCTTACTGAAGGATTTCAATCCCCAGCTCGTCGCTGACATGGTTTGCAACAGCCCTGTTCGCAGCTGTCATGCTTCTCTTGTACTCGTCTTTTCCGAGGAGCCATGGAGATTTTACGCCTGTTATTATTGTCATCACAACAAGCTTGCCCTTCATGTCCTCCTGAATCCTTGCTCCCCAGATGACATTTGCATCTGTGTCCATGGATTCTGTCACAAGTTCGCCTACCCTGCTGACTTCTTCAAGAGTCATGTCTGGGCCTCCTGTCACATGGATTAAGGCTCCTGTTGCTCCCTTGTAGTTGATGTCAAGAAGCGGATTTGAGAGCGCTCCGTTAACTGCCTCTTCAACCCTGTTGTTGGTATCAGATGAGCCGACTCCGATTGCTGCGACTCCGCCGTTGCTCATGATTGCCTTTACATCTGCGTAATCCAGGTTTACAAGGCTTGGAACCGCAATTGTCTCGACAATTCCCTTAATCATTGTTGCAATGAGCTCGTTTGCTACGGCAAATGCCTGCTGGATTGGAAGCCCGCCTGCAATCTGGACAAGCCTGTTGTTGTCTATAACGACAACTGTGTCAGAAACCTGCCTTAACTGCTGGAGCCCGAATTCTGCCTTGTCAACTCTCACTCTTTCAATCTTGAAGGGCATTGTTACTGTTCCTATGACAATTGAGTTTATGTCCTTTGCAATCTTTGCAATGACTGGAGCTGCTCCTGTTCCTATTCCTCCTCCCATTCCTGCGCACACAAAAACCATGTCCGCATCCTTGAGAGCCTCTTTCAGCTCCTGCATGTTCTCCTTGGCTGCCTCAGCTCCCTTTTCCGGGAATCCTCCGCATCCGAGCCCTCTTGTCACATCCCTACCGATGATGAATTTGCGATCAGCTTCAGTTATGTCAAGGTGCTGCTTGTCTGTGTTACAGGCTAGAATCTCAGCTCCGCGTATTCCCTTCTGGTAGAGCCATGAAACCATATTGTTTCCTGCGCCACCAACGCCTATAACCTTAATGTTGGCCTGCCCTTCAAGTCCCTCAACTTTCCTGTCCGAATGTTCCAATGCGTTCTGTATTATATAGTCCATTTTTTCAACCCCCTTTTGTCTGTTTTTGCTATTTGTTTGTAAAAGCCCACACATCGTTCCAATCTATATTCTGGAAAAAACATAATACAAAACCATAATATTTATATTCTAGTATGGTTTTTACTACTTTTAGAAAAAGATACTTGCGCCAACAGGTAACCTTTTCGGTAATTCAACTATTTTACGCCAAAATTCAAGAAACGATTGCTTCAAACGAGGTTTCGCCAAAAACTTTGTTTGAAAATTTTATATTTTCTTCATAGTTAATAAGTATATAAATATTTCTGGAATCTGAAATATATTTTCAAAAATCTATATCCATATAGCGCATTTATATATTAATACTCAAAATGGGCTCTTTAGTATTTCAGTATACCTTTAATTATATTCAAAAAACGGGGTTTTCCGACGGGAAAAAAGCGCAGCAGATTATCATAAAGATTTAAATATTGAATCAAAATAATTCCAAACTGGATAAAAATGGCGCTTTACCTCATAGGACTAGGGCTGGGTGACGAAAGGGACATAACCCTGAAGGGGCTGGAATTTGCTAAAAAATCAGATTATGTCTATCTTGAGAGATACACTGCCATCCTTCCTGCTGGAAAGGAGAAGCTGGAAAAGCTCATCGGAAAAAAGATTTTAGACGCTGAAAGGATTGATATGGAGCAGGGCTCGTCTGAACTGATTGAAAAGGCAAAGAATTCTGATGTTTCAGTCCTTGTCGTAGGAGACCCCCTCAGCGCAACAACCCACGCCGAGATAATGCGTGAAGCAGAGGAAAAGGGGGTAAAGGCATTTGTGGTTAACAATGCCTCAATCCTGAATGCAATAGGGAGTGTTGGGCTTCAGCTCTACAAGTTTGGAAAAACAACAAGCATTCCCTTTCCTGAGGAGGGCTTCACTCCTGAAACTCCCTATGATGTTCTTGCAGAAAACCTCTCAATAGGGGCTCACACCCTCATTTTGCTGGACCTGCGCCCGAAAGAAGGCAAATTTATGACTGCAAACGACGGCATAAAATACATGCTTGATATTGAGGGCAGGAGAAAAAAAGGGATATTCACAGAAAAAACCCTCTGCATCGGATGCGCAAGGATGGGCTCAGATGATTCAACGATAAAATCAGGAACAGCAAAACAACTTCTTGCCGAGGACTTTGGAAAGCCGCTTCACTGCATAATAATCCCGGGAAAGCTTCATTTTGTCGAGGAAGACTGCATAAAGAGATGGAGAGTTTAGAATGCGGAAGGTTTT
The nucleotide sequence above comes from Candidatus Woesearchaeota archaeon. Encoded proteins:
- the ftsZ gene encoding cell division protein FtsZ; the protein is MDYIIQNALEHSDRKVEGLEGQANIKVIGVGGAGNNMVSWLYQKGIRGAEILACNTDKQHLDITEADRKFIIGRDVTRGLGCGGFPEKGAEAAKENMQELKEALKDADMVFVCAGMGGGIGTGAAPVIAKIAKDINSIVIGTVTMPFKIERVRVDKAEFGLQQLRQVSDTVVVIDNNRLVQIAGGLPIQQAFAVANELIATMIKGIVETIAVPSLVNLDYADVKAIMSNGGVAAIGVGSSDTNNRVEEAVNGALSNPLLDINYKGATGALIHVTGGPDMTLEEVSRVGELVTESMDTDANVIWGARIQEDMKGKLVVMTIITGVKSPWLLGKDEYKRSMTAANRAVANHVSDELGIEILQ
- the dph5 gene encoding diphthine synthase — encoded protein: MALYLIGLGLGDERDITLKGLEFAKKSDYVYLERYTAILPAGKEKLEKLIGKKILDAERIDMEQGSSELIEKAKNSDVSVLVVGDPLSATTHAEIMREAEEKGVKAFVVNNASILNAIGSVGLQLYKFGKTTSIPFPEEGFTPETPYDVLAENLSIGAHTLILLDLRPKEGKFMTANDGIKYMLDIEGRRKKGIFTEKTLCIGCARMGSDDSTIKSGTAKQLLAEDFGKPLHCIIIPGKLHFVEEDCIKRWRV